The sequence below is a genomic window from Pseudorasbora parva isolate DD20220531a chromosome 4, ASM2467924v1, whole genome shotgun sequence.
AAACGTCTGCCCACTTATTGACGGTCCCCGATTTTTCTTTACGTAATATGACATTGTGGCACAAAACTACACATTCGTGGTGCGTACGAATGGAAAGGTGAGTGTccgaaaaatgtgttttaataataGCAGTTCCCAAAAGTGAGTCCACTTCAATTTCTGCAAAAAACGTACTCGGTGTAACTCGTCCAGATTTTGTCCTCGTTGGGGTCGTTACTCGCGTACGCGCAGGTTCCCGTGGAGCTACAAGCAACCATGTGGAAGCCCACCTCCGCCAGCCTGTCAAAGGCTTGCTCCAGGAAATTATACTTCAGGTAATACCGAGACGTGTATCTCTCAGGGAGTCTGTCGGGGTCTCTGCTCTCGTTCAGAGTCTCCCCGAAAACTTCTTTGGCGAGAGACGTTTTGCCGCACACGGTGATTCTCGCCACCCGTCGAAATTTGGCGTCCTGTTGGATGTCTCGTCCTATGGTGTAGGAGCCCCTGTACCCGATGGTTATGTAGCCGGTTTTCTTCGCGTCCAGAGTCGGCGAGCGAGGGCCAGTGCTTGTGATACTGGTGCCGGCGAGCGCAGCCTCCTCCGGGTCGCTCTGGCACACCTCCTCGCTGATAGAGTTCTCTTTACTGACCGCCGGTCTCAGGCGTCTCGCCAGCTCTTGAAGTTGAAAATATTCTGCCTCTTTAAGAAGGCTCGCCTTCTCTTTGAAGTAATCGGGCAAAACCAGAGTCTGGTCCCGCAGGTAATCCAAAATATATCTGAATAAAAAGCCGTCCCTGTCCAAAAAGAAGCGTCCTTTGCTGTCGGTGGTAAGTTCCGTGGGTTTTTTCTGACTGAACATGGTCCAGAGCAAAGAATTGGGCACGGAGAGTAAAGTTGAGTGGCGCGTAACGTAAACTTGCCCCCCGACATTGAGCTCAATAATTTCGGAGAACCGCTGTGAAGCGTCCGCATGACTTTTATCCATCTCTGCACAACTGCGCGAGACCTCCGGTGCAATCACGGGACTGCAGAAgagtggaaaaaaatatttcagcTTTGTTTATGAAGGCTAAACACAGTTACGTAGGAGGGGAATCTGACGGCTGCATTAACTCTTTACTACCACCCTGTAAAAAAAGTGGCAGACATGTTCttagtttatttattgtatttgctTTGTTATAAGATATTATTTTAGGGGGATTTCAGAATGTCTCTTTTGCACGCATGCTGGCATTTGTGTGAAAACTTTTACCCAGTATGATTTCGATTCAGCGTCACAAGTGTTCCTTTGATTAATCTGAAATACATAAGGAATCCGTTATGTGTATAATTCCACATGCACTTAACTTTTAGGGCTATAGCTGCATATGTAGGCTGTTTATcgtgcataatttactgttgttACTAAGTAGCTACACAGTTGCCTTAATGTGAACAACTctgaatgtttttgttaattttttttatttgtttttctctCCCGGAAATGAGAGGAATTTGCATTTCCGTTAAACATTGCCTACATCTGTTAACTATTGAACCAGTAAAACAATGCCTAATTGTACATCTAAACACAATGTACCATTATACAATCTGAATCATTTCAACAATATATGACTTTTGTTACTTATGCTGTTTTAAGGATAAGGACTTTTTAAGGACTTTGAaaatagttaataataataataataataataataataataataataataataataaatatagctgcaagcagccattatcggggccaagcgcaaagaagaagacaagacatgccagcatggctggaagtctcaagccaactgcaacaatgagccattaaggacctattaagttgattttaggcaaaatagcagtcaaattttaaatacagtcaataataatggtttaatggtttatcactttcgaccaataggtgtcactgttacgaaactgatgtggtttagtcagattgagatgacaatgacacatgcaaagtttggtgtcaatatgtcaaagcattgcagagatacagcctcaagagtaatttttgcatcatggctcaactctgttgcagtggtatatgaaaactgttttgtctatcaatccgaaatccataactatttgtcagcatggtctgaagacgatacggatcaattttggtgaaaatcggacaaacggtctaggatgagtttgaaaaagtaggtttttaacaaataacaagacggaggacagataggtttgcaaaatatggcacaattggtatccatgttctcggcatgagccattgactgtattatgaccagtttcattacaatgggttaatttaatcaaaagttattcgcatttctgtacattttattacaacttttgaccacaaggtggcgctaccccgaaactttttgagtatcttcaggacatggagcggaagacacataccgagttttgtaacgatacgctaatgcattcttaaattatagcattagcattttaaaccataatactgcattgaagtcaatgggaatttcatgttttgttttattatagcgccaccaagaggcacaatcccaccaatttttttatgtgtcctcatagtgagcccatacatatgtgtgtcaagtttggtgaaaatatctcattttgttttggagttatagacatttatatgaaaaaacacgtaaaaaaggactgacacctgactttgattggattttactaccccttactatcaatattttgagatttgggcattagcgtatagctatcgacctatgtttccgaacttctgaggctggtttcgtctcgatcggactagcggtttcgaagatatcagcaaatgttttttaagcactaaattacaactctgcgcaaaccatatgccgaaacctggcaagtctggtatcgttggagtcggcaaggattcaggagaccaaaaaacacactcccatcaaaatatgtcaaccacacccaaagttataagcgtttgaaaaaaaaaattctccactaggtggcgctgtttcgaaacttctcaggctacttcagggcatcgtggtgatgacccataccaagtttcataacaatctgttcatgcgttcataaaatacagcatttttgcacataattcaaaatggccgacatccaaaatggccgacatggtaaaattggatatcagtcgactcggcatgacgccctgaatctaatgagaccaattttatgatttttggataaacggttcagaagttataagccaaaataggcatttttcgtatctccggacaggtaggtggcgctgcgccgaaacgctgcatgttgcttcaagtcatgcttgtgatgacatgtaccaaggttggtttgaatacgataaagcgttgcggagatatagcctttagtgtgtttttgcaacctccacgtaaaatttgtttgtgcgtttattgaaaacgattggacgaatcaacttgaattccataactttttgtcaacatgctctgaagatgatctgtttcaattttcgtgaaaatcggagcaacggcctaggaggagttcgaaaaagtaggtttttcagaaaattcaaaatggcgggaaaatttgcataccggaaaatgacatcatagggtgaaatcgaatcggcttgagccaaggaatccgatgaaaaaagaattttgtttctagcccttaggggtcaaaagttataagcataaatatgagtgaaactttggacaggtggtggcgctagagggattgagttagaggcaccaaatttgctatagtgacagctcagactggcctctatgagtgtgccaaatttcacaactttttaccatacggttctatgggctgccagagactcctatggcggaagaagaagaagaagaagaagaagcagaataataaatatagctgcaagcagccattatcggggccaagcgcaaagaagaagacaagacatgccagcatggctggaagtctcaagccaactgcaacaatgagccattaaggacctattaagttgattttaggcaaaatagcagtcaaattttaaatacagtcaataataatggtttaatggtttatcactttcgaccaataggtgtcactgttacgaaactgatgtggtttagtcagattgagatgacaatgacacatgcaaagtttggtgtcaatatgtcaaagcattgcagagatacagcctcaagagtaatttttgcatcatggctcaactctgttgcagtggtatatgaaaactgttttgtctatcaatccgaaatccataagtatttgtcagcatggtctgaagacgatacggatcaattttggtgaaaatcggacaaacggtctaggatgagtttgaaaaagtagatttttaacaaataacaagatggagcacagatatgtttgcaaaatatggcaaaattggtatctatcttctcggcatgagccaatgaatgtattatgaccagtctcattacaataggctaatttaatcaaaagttattagcatttttgtacattttattacaacttttgaccacaaggtggcgctgccccgaaactttttgaatatcttcgggacatagagcggaagacacataccgagttttgtaatgatacactagtgcattcttaaattatagcattagcattttaaaccgtaatactgcattgaagtcaatgggaatttcatgttttgttttattatagcgccaccaagaggcacaatcccaccaatttttttatgtgtcctcgtagtgagcccatacatatgtgtgtcaagtttggtgaaaatatttcattttgttttggagttatagacatttatatgaaaaaacacgtaaaaaatgactgacacctgactttgattggattttactaccccttactatcaatattttgagatttgggcattagcgtatagctatcgacctatgtttccgaacttctgaggctggtttcgtctcgatcggactagcggtttcgaagatatcagcaaatgttttttaagcactaaattacaactctgcgcaaaccatatgccgaaacctggcaagtctggtatcgttggagtcggcaaggattcaggagaccaaaaaacacactcccatcaaaatatgtcaaccacacccaaagttataagcgtttgaaaaaaaaaattctccactaggtggcgctgtttcgaaacttctcaggctacttcagggcatcgtggtgatgacccataccaagtttcataacaatctgttcatgcgttcataaaatacagcatttttgcacataattcaaaatggccgacatccaaaatggccgacatggtaaatttggatatcagtcgactcggcatgacgccctgaatctaatgagaccaattttatgatttttggataaacggttcagaagttataggccaaaataggcatttttcgtatctccggacaggtaggtggcgctgcgccgaaacgctgcatgttgcttcaagtcatgcttgtgatgacatgtaccaaggttggtttgaatacgataaagcgttgcggagatatagcctttagtgtgtttttgcaacctccacgtaaaatttgtttgtgcgtttattgaaaacgattggacgaatcaacttgaattccataactttttgtcaacatgctctgaagatgatctgtttcaattttcgtgaaaatcggagcaacggcctaggaggagttcgaaaaagtaggtttttcagaaaattcaaaatggcgggaaaatttgcatacc
It includes:
- the kctd12.2 gene encoding BTB/POZ domain-containing protein KCTD12.2, whose protein sequence is MDKSHADASQRFSEIIELNVGGQVYVTRHSTLLSVPNSLLWTMFSQKKPTELTTDSKGRFFLDRDGFLFRYILDYLRDQTLVLPDYFKEKASLLKEAEYFQLQELARRLRPAVSKENSISEEVCQSDPEEAALAGTSITSTGPRSPTLDAKKTGYITIGYRGSYTIGRDIQQDAKFRRVARITVCGKTSLAKEVFGETLNESRDPDRLPERYTSRYYLKYNFLEQAFDRLAEVGFHMVACSSTGTCAYASNDPNEDKIWTSYTEYVFCRN